The Azotosporobacter soli genome window below encodes:
- the guaB gene encoding IMP dehydrogenase: MLENKFIKEEGLTFDDVLLVPAKSEVLPREVEVGTRLTKNITLNIPIVSSGMDTVTEARMAIAMAREGGIGVIHKNMSIKRQANEIDKVKRSEHGIIVDPISLSPDNTLQDAFNLMEKYHISGVPITENQKLVGILTNRDLRFETNLTRKASECMTTESLITAPVGTSIEAAKELLRKHRIEKLPLVDKDNNLMGLITIKDIEKMLKYPNSAKDSNGRLLVAAAVGVGADMMDRVDALVSAKVDVIVVDTAHGHSRGVIDAVKKIKQAYPNTDIIAGNVATAEATRDLIEAGVDGVKVGIGPGSICTTRIIAGIGVPQITAVFNCSQAAKEYGVPIIADGGIKYSGDIVKAISAGAQCVMLGNLFAGTEESPGETIIYQGRSYKLYRGMGSLSAMAQGSKDRYFQENMDKLVPEGIEGRVPYKGFVADAIFQLVGGLRAGMGYCGVRNIEDLIENSQFIRITGAGLKESHPHDINITKEAPNYSL, translated from the coding sequence ATGTTGGAAAACAAGTTCATTAAAGAAGAAGGTCTAACGTTTGATGATGTCTTACTCGTCCCTGCTAAGTCTGAAGTTCTGCCGCGCGAGGTGGAAGTAGGGACTCGCCTTACAAAGAATATCACTTTGAATATCCCGATTGTCAGCTCAGGGATGGATACTGTCACGGAGGCCCGCATGGCAATCGCCATGGCTCGTGAAGGCGGTATCGGCGTTATTCATAAGAACATGTCAATTAAACGCCAAGCCAACGAAATTGATAAGGTCAAGCGTTCTGAACATGGAATTATTGTCGATCCTATTTCATTATCGCCCGATAACACGTTACAAGACGCTTTTAATTTAATGGAGAAATACCATATTTCAGGCGTGCCTATTACAGAAAATCAAAAATTAGTTGGCATCCTGACCAACCGTGACCTGCGCTTTGAAACAAATTTGACTCGCAAAGCCAGCGAATGCATGACCACCGAATCTTTGATTACAGCTCCGGTCGGCACCTCGATCGAAGCCGCTAAAGAGTTGCTGCGCAAGCACCGTATCGAAAAACTACCTTTGGTCGATAAGGACAACAACCTGATGGGGCTTATCACCATTAAAGACATTGAAAAGATGCTGAAATACCCCAATTCCGCCAAAGACAGTAACGGACGTTTGCTGGTTGCAGCTGCCGTTGGCGTTGGAGCGGACATGATGGATCGCGTCGATGCATTAGTCTCTGCTAAAGTCGACGTCATCGTCGTTGATACTGCTCACGGTCATTCCCGAGGTGTAATTGACGCTGTTAAAAAAATCAAACAGGCCTACCCGAATACCGATATCATCGCGGGCAACGTAGCCACAGCAGAGGCGACGCGCGACCTGATTGAAGCTGGAGTAGACGGCGTAAAAGTAGGCATCGGACCAGGTTCGATCTGCACGACGCGTATCATCGCTGGCATCGGCGTACCTCAGATCACCGCAGTCTTCAACTGCTCGCAAGCCGCCAAAGAATATGGCGTACCAATCATTGCTGATGGCGGTATTAAGTATTCTGGCGATATTGTCAAGGCAATTTCCGCTGGTGCCCAATGTGTTATGCTCGGCAACTTATTCGCCGGAACAGAAGAAAGCCCCGGTGAAACAATCATTTATCAAGGTAGAAGTTACAAATTGTATCGCGGCATGGGCTCACTCAGTGCAATGGCACAAGGCAGCAAAGACCGCTATTTCCAAGAAAATATGGACAAATTGGTTCCCGAAGGCATCGAAGGACGCGTTCCGTATAAAGGCTTTGTAGCCGATGCAATTTTCCAACTGGTAGGTGGGTTGCGTGCCGGCATGGGGTATTGCGGTGTGCGCAATATCGAAGATCTGATTGAAAATTCTCAGTTTATCCGTATAACCGGCGCTGGCCTTAAAGAAAGCCATCCTCACGATATCAATATCACCAAAGAAGCGCCGAATTACAGCTTATAG
- a CDS encoding 4Fe-4S binding protein, with amino-acid sequence MPKPIFREDRCKGCELCTTVCPKKIVVMATHFNVKGYHPATCSDETLCIGCALCAKMCPDVVIEIHK; translated from the coding sequence ATGCCAAAACCAATATTTAGAGAAGATCGTTGCAAAGGTTGTGAATTGTGTACGACCGTCTGTCCGAAAAAAATCGTCGTCATGGCTACTCACTTCAACGTGAAAGGCTATCATCCGGCCACTTGTTCTGATGAAACACTGTGTATCGGCTGTGCTTTATGCGCCAAGATGTGTCCCGATGTAGTTATTGAAATTCACAAATAG
- a CDS encoding WecB/TagA/CpsF family glycosyltransferase: MSDKSYVLNVGVDRLSMKQAVQRAENIIRGLEPAGIVVTANAEMVMLAQKDADFAAIMRNAALVVPDGAGVVWAAKYLGMPLTERVAGYDLTQQLLARAAASGYRVFFLGAGPDVANQAKAAAESRYPGINVVGTQDGFFTSQEEGPLIRRIAELKPDILFVALGVPRQEKWLTRHFSELTTPLCIGVGGTFDVMAGRVKRAPVWMQRAGLEWLFRLLCQPERLFRMAALPKFVLHVLRSK, from the coding sequence GTGTCTGATAAATCATACGTCTTAAACGTCGGTGTCGACCGTCTTTCAATGAAGCAAGCCGTACAAAGAGCAGAAAACATAATACGTGGACTGGAACCTGCGGGCATCGTAGTGACTGCGAATGCAGAAATGGTTATGCTAGCTCAAAAAGATGCTGATTTTGCTGCGATTATGCGGAATGCCGCTTTGGTTGTTCCCGATGGCGCCGGTGTCGTTTGGGCCGCGAAATACTTAGGCATGCCATTAACAGAACGCGTAGCAGGTTATGACTTAACGCAACAATTGCTAGCCAGAGCAGCAGCCTCTGGTTATCGAGTTTTTTTTCTTGGCGCTGGTCCTGACGTAGCCAATCAAGCCAAAGCGGCAGCTGAATCACGTTATCCCGGGATTAATGTGGTCGGAACGCAGGATGGTTTTTTTACTTCACAAGAAGAAGGGCCTCTCATCCGGCGGATTGCAGAATTGAAGCCGGATATTCTCTTTGTCGCACTGGGCGTTCCTCGCCAAGAGAAATGGCTGACACGCCATTTTTCAGAGTTAACAACGCCGCTTTGCATCGGTGTTGGCGGAACGTTTGATGTTATGGCCGGTCGAGTTAAACGTGCACCTGTTTGGATGCAGCGTGCAGGCCTCGAATGGTTATTTCGTCTTCTTTGCCAACCGGAACGCTTATTTAGAATGGCGGCCTTGCCTAAATTTGTCTTGCATGTTCTGCGCAGTAAATAA
- the pssA gene encoding CDP-diacylglycerol--serine O-phosphatidyltransferase gives MKSWIPNGFTAANLVFGMGSLLATFHAEYQWAALLVFIAALSDALDGRVARYLNVSSDFGKELDSLCDLVSFGVAPAFLAYSFLLKDFHLIGIAVAIFFPVCGAFRLARFNVNTSVVKGYFMGMPIPAAGCAVASFILMGIRPENYLFPAFVALFGYLMVSTIRYPDFKGKEGEPLRVLPAIVALLTGGCLLYLLPNAYVFAPFAAYALFGLLNTLARKLT, from the coding sequence ATGAAATCTTGGATACCAAATGGTTTTACCGCTGCTAATTTAGTATTTGGCATGGGTTCACTGCTTGCAACATTCCACGCCGAATACCAGTGGGCAGCTCTCTTGGTTTTTATTGCAGCGCTTAGCGATGCACTTGACGGCCGAGTAGCACGTTATCTGAATGTAAGCAGTGATTTCGGCAAGGAACTTGATTCACTTTGCGATCTCGTTTCCTTCGGCGTCGCACCGGCTTTTTTAGCGTATTCCTTTCTTCTGAAAGATTTTCACTTAATCGGCATAGCCGTTGCCATCTTTTTCCCGGTTTGCGGTGCATTCCGCTTGGCACGTTTCAATGTCAACACGAGTGTCGTAAAAGGATATTTCATGGGCATGCCGATTCCCGCCGCCGGTTGTGCAGTGGCATCGTTCATTCTAATGGGGATTAGACCAGAAAATTATTTATTCCCAGCATTTGTTGCTCTATTCGGTTATCTAATGGTCAGCACAATCCGCTATCCTGACTTCAAAGGGAAAGAGGGGGAGCCACTGCGCGTGTTGCCGGCAATTGTCGCTTTGCTCACTGGCGGTTGTCTTTTGTATTTACTGCCCAATGCGTATGTATTCGCCCCTTTTGCTGCATATGCTCTCTTTGGTCTACTAAATACCTTGGCTAGGAAACTCACCTAA
- a CDS encoding ASCH domain-containing protein has product MKALNFYSSNYHSQLVCRRKTCTIRLGDKSAKYQEGDIVWVTVGKRFAQKKKIYTGVLDRVLVKPIAQLNKEDLQGENPDLNSVEDLMVFLQSIYDRSFTPTDTVTVVYFSEIIE; this is encoded by the coding sequence GTGAAAGCCCTAAACTTTTACTCATCCAACTATCACAGTCAATTGGTCTGCCGCCGAAAGACCTGCACTATTCGCCTTGGCGATAAATCTGCCAAATATCAAGAAGGTGATATCGTCTGGGTTACGGTCGGCAAACGCTTTGCACAAAAGAAAAAAATTTACACCGGCGTGCTCGATCGTGTGCTCGTCAAACCGATTGCGCAGCTAAATAAAGAGGATCTTCAGGGTGAAAACCCTGACCTCAATTCGGTGGAAGATCTGATGGTCTTTTTGCAGTCTATTTATGATCGCAGCTTTACACCTACGGATACTGTTACTGTGGTCTATTTTTCAGAAATAATAGAATAA
- a CDS encoding phosphatidylserine decarboxylase family protein, with protein sequence MIKAPIVKEGYIYVVSLSLLSFAVYWAFGLYWSILPVVLTAFIAFFFRNPDRSIPDDTRLIVSPADGRVMSVTEVHDDQFLNAEGTKVTIFLSVFDVHVNRSPIAGEIKYQQYTCGRFRPAYKPTVGCENERHSIGLENDDIRIVVTQIAGLLARRIVSWVTLGSILERGERYGLIKFASCTEVIVPKNVIVTVKKGDRVKGGETIIGRLA encoded by the coding sequence ATGATTAAAGCTCCCATTGTCAAAGAAGGCTACATTTATGTTGTCAGTCTTTCTTTGTTGTCTTTCGCTGTTTACTGGGCTTTCGGTCTATATTGGAGTATTTTACCGGTCGTCTTGACCGCTTTTATTGCCTTTTTTTTCCGCAATCCTGACAGAAGCATACCTGATGATACGCGGTTGATTGTCTCTCCGGCGGACGGGCGCGTCATGAGCGTAACTGAAGTTCATGACGATCAGTTTTTGAATGCCGAAGGGACTAAAGTAACCATCTTTCTTTCCGTATTCGATGTTCATGTAAATCGTAGTCCGATTGCCGGTGAGATCAAATATCAACAATATACCTGTGGTCGCTTTCGTCCAGCCTATAAACCCACCGTTGGCTGTGAAAACGAACGTCATTCGATTGGCTTGGAAAACGATGACATTCGTATTGTAGTGACGCAAATTGCCGGACTGCTGGCTCGCCGTATTGTCTCCTGGGTCACACTCGGATCGATACTTGAGCGAGGCGAACGTTATGGTTTGATAAAATTTGCATCTTGCACTGAAGTGATTGTGCCTAAAAATGTTATTGTCACAGTAAAAAAAGGTGATCGCGTAAAGGGTGGGGAAACGATAATTGGGAGGCTAGCATAA
- a CDS encoding glycosyltransferase family 2 protein, giving the protein MNHISDLIMIPLQVLILFFTLYYFVIAFFGFWRRKEKKHLTPKHSFAIIVAAHNEEQVISHLIENLQMLNYPRSLYDIFVIADNCKDKTAEIARAAGAIVHERFNLEQRGKGFAMEWMFARLFKLQRKYDSVAIFDADNLVHPDFLLEMNSRFCKGEKVVQGYLDSKNPDDTWVSGTFAINFWVTNHIWHLAKYNLGLSSALGGTGMCISTDVLEEFGWGATCLTEDLEFSMKILVKGIPTTWAHDAIVYDEKPLTFKQSWDQRQRWAQGHFDIAGRYLFKMIYEGIKQRDLRVLDGVFHLLQPYMLLLSTTFVISSYLYNFAPFYTNILYDWLPWQVWQIIGVGQYVFPMIILAKINASKTSWRNMILYPLFIYSWIPITVLGFIYRNHRVWSHTQHTRAISYQDIMGDPNAPFSKMTKQAIK; this is encoded by the coding sequence ATGAATCATATATCTGACTTAATCATGATCCCATTGCAAGTTTTAATTTTGTTTTTTACATTGTACTATTTCGTTATTGCCTTTTTTGGTTTTTGGCGTCGCAAAGAAAAGAAACACCTCACTCCAAAACACTCTTTTGCTATTATCGTTGCGGCCCATAACGAAGAACAGGTCATTTCTCATCTGATTGAAAACTTACAAATGTTGAATTACCCCCGCAGTTTATACGATATCTTTGTCATCGCGGACAATTGCAAAGACAAGACTGCGGAGATCGCGCGCGCCGCTGGAGCTATCGTGCATGAACGCTTTAACTTGGAACAGCGTGGTAAAGGTTTTGCAATGGAATGGATGTTTGCACGCCTGTTCAAATTACAGCGCAAATATGATTCCGTAGCAATTTTTGATGCAGACAATCTAGTACATCCCGATTTTCTTCTTGAAATGAACAGCCGTTTCTGCAAAGGTGAAAAAGTAGTCCAAGGTTATTTGGATTCTAAAAATCCAGATGACACTTGGGTTTCTGGCACTTTTGCCATCAATTTTTGGGTCACGAATCACATCTGGCATTTGGCTAAATATAACCTTGGTTTATCGAGCGCACTTGGTGGTACCGGCATGTGCATTTCGACGGACGTCTTGGAGGAATTTGGCTGGGGCGCAACCTGTCTTACCGAGGATCTTGAATTCAGCATGAAGATTTTAGTCAAGGGAATCCCTACTACTTGGGCTCATGACGCGATCGTTTATGATGAAAAGCCGCTAACCTTCAAACAGTCTTGGGATCAACGTCAACGTTGGGCTCAAGGACACTTTGACATTGCTGGCCGCTACCTCTTCAAAATGATCTACGAAGGCATCAAACAACGAGATCTCCGCGTCCTTGATGGTGTTTTTCACTTATTGCAGCCTTATATGTTGCTTTTGTCGACAACTTTTGTTATTTCAAGCTACCTATATAATTTTGCACCGTTTTATACCAATATCTTGTATGACTGGTTGCCTTGGCAAGTATGGCAAATCATTGGCGTCGGTCAATATGTTTTCCCAATGATAATTTTGGCTAAGATCAATGCCAGCAAAACATCGTGGCGCAACATGATCCTATACCCGTTATTCATTTACAGCTGGATCCCGATCACGGTTCTCGGTTTCATTTACCGGAATCATCGTGTCTGGAGTCATACGCAACATACGCGTGCCATCAGTTACCAGGATATTATGGGCGATCCAAACGCGCCGTTCAGTAAAATGACAAAGCAGGCAATTAAGTAA
- a CDS encoding 7-carboxy-7-deazaguanine synthase QueE has translation MANNTASLIEIFTSVQGEGKYAGCRQIFIRFAGCNLACAYCDTPDSRTLQTFAQVETMPGSRNFKPVMNPVTVDDFLQILTPLTAVPHHSLSFTGGEPLCHAPFIRAVGERLHSKRYLETNGTLVNELKEVLSVIDIISMDIKLPRHTGIDLWTQHAAFLSVAAKKDVYVKLVVDNALSRNELAEAVHCIASVDPAIPLYLQPVTPTVPQFIAPSPDAILRFQAQALEQLQDVRILPQTHKYLGQL, from the coding sequence ATGGCAAACAATACGGCTTCATTAATTGAAATATTCACCTCCGTACAAGGCGAAGGAAAATATGCCGGTTGTCGGCAAATATTTATCCGTTTTGCCGGTTGTAACCTGGCCTGTGCATATTGTGACACTCCAGATTCACGAACGCTGCAAACCTTTGCGCAGGTAGAAACAATGCCAGGTTCGCGAAATTTTAAACCAGTCATGAACCCGGTCACAGTTGACGACTTTTTGCAAATCCTAACGCCGCTGACGGCAGTGCCGCATCATTCGCTCAGTTTTACTGGCGGTGAACCACTTTGCCACGCCCCGTTCATCCGCGCTGTCGGCGAACGTCTCCACAGTAAACGCTACCTTGAAACAAACGGCACCTTAGTGAACGAGCTGAAGGAAGTGCTTTCCGTTATCGACATCATCAGCATGGACATCAAACTCCCTCGTCACACTGGCATCGATTTATGGACACAACATGCTGCGTTTCTGTCAGTTGCTGCTAAAAAGGACGTCTATGTAAAACTGGTGGTCGACAACGCACTTAGCCGTAATGAACTCGCAGAAGCAGTCCATTGTATCGCCTCTGTTGACCCGGCTATTCCATTATATCTGCAGCCAGTCACACCGACCGTACCGCAATTCATTGCACCGAGTCCTGACGCCATCTTGCGCTTTCAAGCTCAGGCTTTGGAACAATTGCAAGATGTACGAATTCTACCGCAAACCCATAAATACCTCGGCCAATTATAG
- the ppaX gene encoding pyrophosphatase PpaX, producing MTIKGILFDLDGTLLETTPLIICSFQHAFTTVYNRPIAESDVFSFFGKPLRAAMEALGPDKPEELLQAFREYNLAHHDEMVTIFPDIETTLAELEAAGLKLAIVTSKVSKTARRGLALFDLEKYFSLIIGLEDSLHHKPDPEPVLTALSLLGLAPEECLMVGDSPFDILSAHRAGVEAAAVCWSHVDWNEVLAAKPEYILSNIRQLKEICKLL from the coding sequence GTGACGATCAAAGGGATTTTATTTGATCTAGACGGTACCCTGCTGGAAACGACGCCGTTAATTATCTGCTCATTCCAGCATGCCTTTACAACCGTCTATAACCGGCCTATTGCCGAGTCGGATGTGTTTTCCTTCTTTGGCAAACCTTTGCGCGCTGCGATGGAGGCACTGGGACCGGATAAGCCGGAAGAATTGCTGCAGGCATTTCGCGAATACAACCTGGCGCACCACGACGAGATGGTGACGATTTTTCCCGACATTGAGACGACACTTGCCGAATTAGAGGCGGCGGGTCTTAAACTGGCAATTGTGACATCTAAAGTATCTAAAACCGCTCGACGAGGCCTAGCTTTATTCGATCTAGAAAAATACTTCAGCCTCATTATCGGCTTAGAAGATTCCCTTCACCACAAACCGGATCCAGAACCAGTATTGACGGCTCTGTCTCTTCTGGGCCTTGCACCGGAAGAATGTTTAATGGTTGGCGACAGTCCGTTCGACATTCTTAGCGCGCACCGCGCCGGCGTAGAAGCCGCCGCAGTCTGTTGGAGCCATGTCGATTGGAACGAAGTCCTCGCAGCCAAGCCGGAATACATTCTCAGCAATATTAGGCAATTGAAAGAAATTTGCAAGCTCTTGTAA
- the queD gene encoding 6-carboxytetrahydropterin synthase QueD has protein sequence MFELTTIVDFEAAHCLRNYPGKCSRLHGHNWQVEVTVCGTKLNELGLLIDFRDLKAAVQEILGQLDHYYLNELPAFQEINPSAENIAKYLYDELTAAPACNGLHLKSIKVWESPRSAVTYFPEA, from the coding sequence ATGTTTGAACTGACAACCATCGTTGACTTTGAAGCCGCACATTGCCTACGTAACTATCCTGGAAAGTGCAGTCGTCTGCATGGACACAACTGGCAGGTCGAAGTAACTGTCTGCGGCACAAAACTTAATGAGCTGGGTTTGTTAATTGATTTTCGTGATTTAAAGGCGGCAGTTCAGGAAATTTTGGGCCAACTGGATCATTATTACTTAAATGAATTGCCGGCATTTCAGGAAATCAATCCCAGTGCGGAAAACATTGCAAAATATTTATACGACGAATTGACGGCTGCGCCTGCCTGCAATGGACTTCATTTAAAATCGATCAAAGTTTGGGAATCGCCGCGTTCGGCGGTAACCTATTTCCCCGAGGCGTAA
- a CDS encoding adenosylhomocysteinase encodes MESIIRDINLAPQGHDKINWVKQFMPVLNKLNDELSQTKPLLGQNLVVTMHLEAKTAYLAIVLKNAGANVTVTGSNPLSTQDDVAAALVEQGITVFAWYNTTAEEYESFLHKALDTKPSIIVDDGGDLVSLLHGARKELASNILGGSEETTTGVLRLKALAAEKRLTFPMIAVNDAYCKYLFDNRYGTGQSTWDGIMRTTNLTVTGKTAVIAGYGWCGKGVAMRAKGLGANVIVTEVDPIKAIEAVFDGFQVMPMEEAAKVGDIFVTLTGCSDVIRREHFAVMKTGAILANAGHFDCEISKADLSVLAASRKIVRKNIEEFTMTDGRRVYLLAEGRLVNLAAGDGHPTEIMDLSFAMQALAVLHILNHHKNLAPEVYTLPNELNERVALLKLAGMGIAIDTLSDEQRKYLLQA; translated from the coding sequence ATGGAATCGATTATCCGCGATATCAACTTAGCTCCACAGGGCCACGATAAGATTAATTGGGTCAAGCAATTCATGCCCGTTCTCAACAAACTTAATGATGAATTGAGCCAAACGAAACCCCTGCTCGGGCAAAACTTAGTCGTTACGATGCACTTGGAAGCAAAGACAGCCTACTTAGCCATTGTTTTAAAAAACGCCGGTGCCAACGTCACTGTTACCGGTAGTAATCCATTATCCACACAAGACGATGTTGCTGCCGCCTTGGTAGAGCAGGGCATCACAGTCTTTGCCTGGTACAATACCACCGCTGAAGAATATGAAAGTTTCTTACACAAGGCACTCGACACCAAGCCCAGCATCATTGTCGATGACGGAGGCGATCTTGTTTCGCTGCTACACGGCGCACGTAAGGAGCTGGCCTCCAATATTCTTGGCGGCTCTGAAGAAACAACCACCGGCGTTCTGCGTCTCAAAGCTCTCGCCGCTGAAAAAAGACTCACCTTTCCTATGATCGCGGTAAACGATGCCTATTGCAAATATCTATTTGACAATCGCTACGGTACTGGCCAATCAACCTGGGACGGCATTATGCGCACAACCAACCTTACCGTAACCGGAAAAACTGCAGTTATCGCAGGCTATGGTTGGTGCGGCAAAGGCGTTGCAATGCGGGCTAAAGGACTCGGTGCGAATGTTATCGTAACGGAAGTTGATCCGATCAAAGCCATTGAAGCAGTCTTTGATGGTTTCCAAGTCATGCCGATGGAGGAAGCCGCTAAAGTCGGTGATATTTTCGTCACATTGACCGGTTGCAGCGACGTGATCCGCCGTGAGCATTTCGCGGTCATGAAAACAGGGGCAATTCTTGCTAATGCCGGTCACTTCGATTGTGAGATCAGCAAAGCCGACCTGAGTGTTTTAGCAGCCAGTCGCAAAATTGTTAGAAAAAACATTGAAGAATTTACCATGACTGACGGACGAAGAGTTTATTTGCTGGCTGAAGGCCGTTTAGTCAATTTGGCTGCCGGTGACGGACATCCGACTGAAATCATGGATCTGTCGTTTGCCATGCAGGCACTGGCCGTTCTTCATATTCTCAACCATCACAAAAATTTAGCGCCGGAAGTCTACACTTTGCCCAATGAATTAAACGAACGAGTTGCACTGCTGAAACTGGCAGGCATGGGCATTGCGATTGATACGCTCAGCGACGAGCAGCGCAAGTACCTGCTGCAAGCTTAA
- the surE gene encoding 5'/3'-nucleotidase SurE: MKILLTNDDGIQARGIQALWQELATLPAAEITIAAPDRERSAMSQAITMHHPIRVDEYPVSSPNIKAWSIGGTPADCVKIAIEALMKTPPDLVISGINHGPNLGTDVLYSGTVSAAIEGALHGLPAIAVSLDSWQSRNFSAAVSFIRALSLHIHANPLPPNTLLNVNVPALEISEISGMSITKLGVRKYENIFERRSDPRGRTYYWMGGNLVDNDNDDDSDIVALQEGRISVTPIHFDLTSYDLMSQMEQLPNILAWNKS, from the coding sequence TTGAAAATATTGCTTACCAACGATGATGGAATCCAGGCGCGCGGTATTCAAGCACTGTGGCAGGAACTTGCGACGTTGCCGGCAGCCGAAATAACGATTGCTGCACCAGACCGAGAACGTAGCGCCATGAGTCAGGCAATCACAATGCATCATCCAATCCGGGTCGATGAATATCCTGTCAGCAGCCCAAACATAAAAGCTTGGAGCATTGGCGGAACACCGGCCGATTGCGTGAAAATTGCAATTGAGGCCTTGATGAAAACTCCCCCTGACCTTGTCATTTCTGGTATTAACCATGGACCAAATTTAGGTACAGACGTACTTTATTCGGGAACTGTCAGCGCCGCAATTGAAGGCGCTTTGCATGGTTTGCCTGCAATCGCAGTCTCGCTGGATTCCTGGCAGTCGAGAAATTTTTCCGCAGCCGTTTCATTCATCCGTGCTTTGTCACTTCATATTCATGCCAATCCGCTACCGCCAAACACCTTACTGAACGTTAATGTGCCTGCGCTTGAAATTTCAGAAATTAGCGGCATGTCGATTACAAAACTGGGCGTTCGCAAGTACGAAAATATTTTTGAACGACGTAGTGATCCGCGCGGCCGCACTTATTATTGGATGGGCGGCAATCTTGTCGATAACGACAATGATGACGACAGCGATATCGTTGCACTGCAGGAAGGTCGGATATCGGTTACTCCAATTCATTTTGATCTCACCAGTTATGACTTGATGAGTCAGATGGAACAATTGCCTAACATCCTTGCTTGGAACAAGTCGTGA
- a CDS encoding amidohydrolase has translation MDHATLLLKDCEFLTAEGTVQQGDIGIQADRLLFVGTPPADWQADRTLDCSDKLVIPGLVNTHSHAAMSLFRGYADDMALMDWLETKIWPAEGKMDAEDVYWGSMLAIAEMLRSGTTTFSDMYIHMDQVAHAVQASGIRAVLARGMSSLPNGDRGLREAEELFTTYHGTADGRLSVMLGPHAPYTCPPDYLKKVLALAEKLDAEIHIHLAETEWEIGECQKEYGKTPFALMKDAGLFERGVLAAHCVHMTDADIEILQQYNVRVAHNPASNMKLASGIAPVPKLLDAGICVALGTDGAASNNNLDLIEEMRLAALLHKVHGNNPQAIPAKQAFSMATQNGATALGLQASIGVIAPGFKADLAILSLREPHLYPRFDRLSLLTYAASGRDVDSLIVNGSLLMENRKLTTIDEEQLFYEVQKRATRLTS, from the coding sequence ATGGATCATGCAACTTTATTACTCAAAGATTGTGAATTCCTGACCGCCGAAGGAACGGTCCAACAAGGTGACATCGGCATTCAAGCCGATCGCCTTCTCTTTGTCGGAACACCTCCAGCTGATTGGCAGGCGGATCGTACACTAGATTGCAGTGATAAGCTGGTAATACCAGGCCTTGTCAACACACATTCGCATGCTGCGATGTCCCTTTTCCGCGGCTACGCCGATGACATGGCACTGATGGACTGGTTGGAAACGAAAATCTGGCCTGCAGAGGGGAAGATGGACGCGGAAGATGTCTACTGGGGTTCGATGCTGGCAATTGCTGAAATGCTGCGGAGCGGCACGACCACATTTTCCGACATGTATATCCATATGGATCAAGTGGCCCATGCCGTCCAAGCGTCTGGTATCCGTGCAGTTCTTGCGCGCGGCATGTCGAGCCTGCCAAACGGTGATCGAGGCCTGCGCGAAGCGGAAGAGTTGTTCACAACTTATCACGGCACTGCCGACGGACGTCTCAGTGTAATGCTCGGACCACATGCACCTTATACCTGCCCGCCAGATTATTTGAAAAAAGTCCTCGCACTGGCCGAAAAATTAGACGCAGAAATCCATATTCATCTGGCTGAAACCGAGTGGGAGATAGGCGAGTGTCAGAAAGAATATGGCAAGACACCCTTTGCATTGATGAAGGATGCCGGTCTTTTTGAACGTGGCGTACTAGCCGCGCACTGCGTGCATATGACCGATGCTGACATTGAAATCCTTCAGCAATATAATGTTCGGGTTGCACACAATCCCGCCAGTAACATGAAACTGGCCAGTGGCATTGCGCCGGTTCCGAAACTCCTTGACGCCGGCATCTGTGTTGCACTCGGTACCGATGGTGCGGCCAGCAACAATAACCTTGACCTAATTGAGGAAATGCGTCTGGCTGCATTGTTGCACAAAGTTCACGGCAACAACCCCCAAGCGATTCCCGCAAAGCAAGCTTTCTCTATGGCAACCCAAAACGGCGCTACGGCGTTAGGGCTGCAGGCTTCCATCGGCGTAATCGCACCTGGTTTCAAGGCCGATCTGGCCATCCTCAGCCTCAGGGAACCACATCTTTATCCGCGCTTTGATCGCCTTTCACTCTTAACATATGCTGCCAGCGGTCGCGATGTTGATTCGCTGATCGTCAATGGTTCATTGTTGATGGAGAATCGCAAGCTGACTACGATTGATGAAGAACAGCTTTTTTATGAAGTCCAAAAGCGTGCCACACGTTTGACTTCATAA